The following proteins are encoded in a genomic region of Polyangiaceae bacterium:
- a CDS encoding YdeI/OmpD-associated family protein produces MTDISKKLRILPGARVLTLGAPDSFPSLLDPLPDKAILSTRATGTFDVVMLFVADSKALEKGLPRATAALGDESVLWICYPKKTSGIKTDMTRDVGWNVVQDAGFGPVSQAAIDETWSALRFKQESTVERKQGSAIAPGAAKKAAPQKRVIPPADLVVALGTNDAATATWKTLASSHIKEYVLWIEDAKRPETRARRVEQTITMLAAGVRNRNEKYAGK; encoded by the coding sequence ATGACCGATATCTCCAAGAAGCTTCGCATCCTGCCGGGAGCGCGCGTATTGACCCTCGGCGCCCCCGATTCGTTCCCATCGCTGCTCGATCCGCTGCCGGACAAGGCAATTTTGTCGACGCGCGCGACCGGAACATTCGACGTCGTGATGCTCTTCGTCGCCGATTCCAAAGCGCTCGAAAAAGGTTTGCCGCGTGCCACTGCGGCGCTCGGCGACGAATCCGTCTTATGGATTTGTTACCCCAAGAAGACTTCGGGCATCAAGACCGACATGACGCGTGACGTCGGTTGGAATGTCGTCCAAGACGCTGGGTTTGGCCCGGTCTCTCAAGCGGCCATCGATGAAACGTGGTCGGCTCTTCGATTCAAGCAGGAATCCACCGTCGAACGAAAACAAGGATCGGCTATCGCTCCGGGAGCAGCGAAAAAGGCGGCGCCCCAAAAACGGGTCATTCCGCCGGCCGATTTGGTGGTGGCGCTCGGCACGAACGACGCTGCGACGGCCACGTGGAAGACGCTCGCGTCGTCGCACATCAAAGAGTATGTGCTTTGGATTGAGGACGCGAAGCGGCCGGAGACGCGCGCGCGGCGTGTCGAGCAAACCATTACGATGCTTGCGGCCGGCGTGCGTAATCGGAACGAGAAATACGCTGGCAAATAA
- a CDS encoding AAA family ATPase codes for MKFRPAIGESDFRKVRESGAGYVDKSSFISEILDDMSSGLLFSRPRRFGKTINLSMLGYFLRKTDEDLSHLFEGLAVTRDPKAMAHFQKYPTISVTFKDVYAATFEGAIVGIRDQIIEAFRAHRHLLDQNKLDPYRARQFQHVLSGEVSNSELLFSLEWLSHILYQQYKTYVLILIDEYDTPIQAGYTHGYFDEIVPFIRNLLSAALKDNVALFKGVLTGILYVLRDNMFSGLNNIRVHSIMSSQYATSFGFTEDEVAAIVEPAHVAEVRAWYNGYIFGGHVIYNPWSILSYIEQGTLQPYWVNTGSSDLIEHLAAKQGLGLSEKSYALLNGETIEIRIDDNIVLRDIDKRSEALWNFLLFSGYLKVVEFTMHMGTTTGKLAIPNIEIRSVYRTMFENWLTRVDPDWYMTNDVVQALLAGDAAQVQELLEQILLTAMSYQDGAGRAPEKLYHGFMLGMLVHMEARYEVRSNRESGRGRADVYMRPKTVGQPGVVMEFKVPLGRETPEVALEKATKQLRERKYAAELIAAGASPVHEYAMVFDGKQVWVNRIDGPETSAATG; via the coding sequence GTGAAGTTTCGTCCTGCCATTGGAGAGAGCGACTTTCGCAAGGTGCGCGAAAGCGGGGCTGGCTACGTCGACAAGAGCAGCTTCATCAGTGAAATACTCGACGACATGAGCTCGGGGCTGCTCTTTTCTCGCCCTAGGCGGTTCGGCAAGACCATCAACCTGTCGATGCTCGGCTATTTCCTACGAAAGACGGACGAGGACTTGTCGCATTTGTTCGAGGGCCTGGCAGTCACACGCGACCCCAAGGCCATGGCGCATTTCCAAAAGTATCCGACGATATCCGTGACGTTCAAGGATGTCTATGCCGCAACGTTTGAAGGGGCGATCGTAGGGATTCGTGATCAGATTATCGAAGCATTTCGAGCGCATCGTCATCTGCTCGATCAGAACAAGCTCGATCCTTACCGTGCACGTCAATTCCAGCACGTGCTTAGCGGCGAAGTGAGTAACTCCGAATTGCTTTTTTCGCTCGAGTGGTTGTCGCATATTCTATATCAACAATACAAAACATACGTCCTTATTCTCATCGACGAATACGACACGCCTATTCAAGCGGGCTACACGCACGGTTACTTTGACGAGATCGTGCCCTTCATACGCAATCTCTTGTCGGCGGCGCTCAAGGATAACGTGGCGCTCTTCAAAGGCGTGCTCACGGGCATTCTGTATGTATTGAGGGATAATATGTTCTCCGGGCTCAACAACATCCGCGTACATTCCATTATGAGCTCGCAATACGCCACGTCGTTCGGATTCACGGAAGACGAAGTGGCTGCCATCGTCGAACCTGCACATGTCGCAGAAGTACGCGCGTGGTACAATGGATACATCTTTGGCGGCCACGTCATCTACAACCCGTGGTCGATTCTAAGCTACATCGAGCAAGGTACGCTTCAGCCCTATTGGGTCAACACCGGTTCCAGCGACCTCATCGAACACCTCGCTGCCAAGCAAGGTTTGGGGTTGTCCGAAAAGTCGTACGCGCTCTTGAATGGCGAAACCATCGAAATCCGCATCGATGACAACATCGTCTTGCGCGACATCGACAAACGATCCGAAGCGCTCTGGAATTTTTTGCTCTTTTCGGGCTACCTGAAGGTCGTCGAGTTCACCATGCACATGGGCACGACCACCGGCAAACTCGCCATTCCAAATATCGAAATACGCTCGGTCTATCGCACGATGTTCGAAAATTGGCTCACCAGAGTCGACCCGGATTGGTACATGACCAATGACGTCGTGCAAGCGCTGCTCGCCGGTGACGCGGCCCAGGTCCAAGAGCTCCTCGAACAAATACTTTTGACGGCCATGTCGTATCAGGATGGAGCAGGTCGGGCACCGGAAAAGTTGTATCACGGATTCATGCTGGGGATGCTCGTGCACATGGAGGCGCGATACGAAGTCCGGTCCAATCGAGAATCCGGGCGAGGTCGAGCGGATGTGTACATGCGGCCGAAAACAGTCGGACAACCGGGCGTCGTCATGGAATTCAAAGTGCCGCTCGGCAGGGAAACCCCCGAAGTGGCGCTCGAAAAGGCCACGAAACAATTGCGTGAGCGCAAATATGCGGCCGAATTGATCGCCGCAGGGGCGTCACCCGTGCATGAATACGCCATGGTATTCGATGGAAAACAGGTGTGGGTGAATAGAATCGACGGGCCGGAGACGTCAGCAGCGACCGGTTGA
- a CDS encoding transposase zinc-binding domain-containing protein, producing MFRAQRAGMLEFAHAEHAEKYRYERHRPEETVLYRVVKEYWSPFRERVEEFGSLPKFVVNEVEGYLRCGILEYGFIRAICESCGFDRLVAFSCKYRGFCPSCLGRRMSDTAVWLTERVIPRVQIRQWVLTLPWELRVRAGYDREICALVLDMFIRELQRSYRWRAKRVLDLSSVEQAYTGTVTVIQRFDSALRLNVHFHVGARWCVCERRQRRRVAIFSVCLVRPKTRCTRLPRGRRKR from the coding sequence ATGTTTCGCGCACAACGCGCGGGCATGCTCGAGTTTGCACATGCCGAACACGCAGAGAAATACCGGTACGAGCGACACCGGCCCGAGGAAACAGTCCTCTATCGAGTGGTGAAGGAGTATTGGTCGCCATTTCGCGAGCGTGTGGAGGAATTCGGGAGTTTGCCGAAGTTTGTCGTGAATGAGGTCGAAGGGTATTTGCGTTGTGGCATTCTGGAATACGGATTCATTCGGGCGATTTGTGAGTCATGTGGATTCGATAGGCTCGTGGCATTTTCGTGTAAGTATCGCGGGTTTTGCCCGTCGTGTTTGGGACGGCGAATGAGTGACACGGCGGTCTGGTTGACGGAGCGCGTGATTCCCAGAGTGCAAATACGGCAATGGGTGCTGACGCTTCCGTGGGAATTACGCGTTCGAGCGGGGTACGACCGGGAAATATGTGCATTGGTCCTGGACATGTTTATTCGGGAATTGCAGCGCAGTTATCGCTGGCGAGCGAAACGTGTATTGGATTTGTCGAGTGTGGAGCAAGCGTATACGGGCACGGTGACCGTGATTCAGCGATTCGACTCGGCATTGCGGCTGAATGTCCATTTTCACGTTGGTGCTCGATGGTGTGTATGTGAAAGGCGACAACGGCGAAGGGTTGCGATTTTTTCCGTTTGCCTCGTCCGACCGAAGACGAGGTGTACGAGGTTGCCGCGCGGACGGCGAAAAAGGTGA
- a CDS encoding transposase encodes MPRPTEDEVYEVAARTAKKVKAILEKRGRTSDSESSGEEGSEIEPALGACYDVAARAPKKQVVDGPRVGKGACAVIVDGFNVYAGDAIDGRDRKRVERICRYLARPPIATERLTETGDGDELRYELKKAWKDGTRYVTLDPYGLMARICAMVPPPRFHMIRFHGVLAPNSALREQVVASAKPYVSLQENTVPNSVQLPLFGKLFDEPEVDVKHARRKPWAWLLRHVFAIDVNVCPKCAGRMKWREVALTADAIREGLARAGLSARGPPRRSRAPLGQLSLPFPKARHA; translated from the coding sequence TTGCCTCGTCCGACCGAAGACGAGGTGTACGAGGTTGCCGCGCGGACGGCGAAAAAGGTGAAGGCGATTTTGGAGAAAAGAGGACGAACTTCGGATAGTGAATCGAGTGGCGAGGAGGGGAGCGAAATCGAACCGGCGCTTGGGGCATGTTATGACGTAGCAGCGCGAGCTCCAAAGAAGCAGGTCGTGGATGGTCCGCGCGTTGGCAAAGGTGCATGTGCGGTCATCGTGGATGGCTTCAATGTGTATGCGGGTGACGCAATCGATGGTCGGGATCGCAAGCGTGTGGAGCGAATATGCCGATACTTGGCGAGGCCGCCGATAGCGACGGAGCGATTGACTGAAACAGGTGATGGGGATGAATTGCGTTATGAATTGAAGAAGGCGTGGAAGGATGGCACGCGTTACGTGACGCTCGATCCGTACGGATTGATGGCGCGGATATGTGCCATGGTCCCACCGCCGCGATTTCATATGATCCGGTTCCATGGAGTCTTGGCGCCGAATTCGGCATTACGCGAGCAAGTTGTTGCATCGGCGAAGCCGTATGTCTCGCTGCAGGAGAATACCGTGCCAAACTCGGTGCAGCTTCCGCTCTTTGGCAAGCTCTTCGACGAGCCCGAAGTCGACGTGAAGCATGCTCGCCGCAAGCCTTGGGCATGGTTGCTCAGGCACGTTTTCGCTATCGACGTCAACGTTTGCCCAAAGTGCGCAGGTCGAATGAAATGGCGCGAAGTTGCGCTGACCGCCGACGCCATTCGTGAAGGTTTGGCCCGGGCGGGTTTGTCTGCGCGAGGGCCACCGAGGCGCAGCAGAGCACCGCTCGGGCAGCTCTCGTTACCGTTTCCGAAGGCGCGTCACGCGTGA